In Chitinophaga oryzae, the sequence ACCGCCGGCGCCGGGGTATGCGTCGTACGTGGTGAAGGAACGGCGGGAGGACCGGTATTACGACGATAACCAGTGGATCGGTATCGCTTATCTCGATGCTTTCGCCCGTACCAGGCAGCAGCTGTACCTGGATAAGGGGACCGAGATCTATCGTTTTATGATGACCGGTTACGATACGGTGAGCGGGGGAGGGTTGTACTGGAAAGAAGGGGATAAGACCACCAAAAACACCTGCTCCAATGGCCCGGGTATCCTGCTGGCGTTGCAGCTGTATGAAGCCACGCACCGGAAGAGCTACCTGGATACGGCTTTGCTGCTGTATCACTGGACCAACAAACATCTGCGGAATGCCAACGGCGTATTCTGGGATGCGATCAAGCCGCAGGAGAACAACCGGATCGATTCCGCTACGTATACCTATAACAGCGGTACCATGCTGGAGGCTAATGTGAAGCTGTACCGTATTACGAAGCAGCCGCAGTACCTGAAGGAGGCGCAGCAGATCGCCGCCGGCACGCTGCAACGGTTCTATAGGGACGGCCGTTTCCATTCGTCGTACTGGTTCAATGCCGTGTTGCTGCGTGGGTACCTGGCGCTGTACCGGGAAGATAAGGACCGGCGGTATGTAGACGCTATGCAGGCTTACGCCGATAAGGTGTGGGAAGAGGACCGGGACGCCGGTTCCAATATGCTGGGGAAACGTCCGGAGAAAGAGTTGCTGGGGCAGGCCGGTATGATGGAGATTTATGCCCGGCTGGCAGCTCTGAAATAATAAATGACCAGGTGAAAAAATAAGCCGCGCTGGTAGACACCAGTGCGGCTTTCCCTGTTGTTGTCGTTGTCGTATGATTAAAATCTTGTAACCAATGCAATGCCCTGGTAGTCGTTCAGGGTGTTTTCATCGAGAAATACCACGTTCCCCCCTTTGTTGATCACCGCGTCGATGACGGGCAACGTAACATCTGAAGATCCGTTGCCGTTCCCCAGGCTGATGGTGCCGTTATCGATGTGGCCGGTGGGAAGGAAGGTTTGCTCAATGTAGAGTGTATCTGCCTGTCCGTTTTCGGCGGCGGTGTAGATATCATTCAGGTCTACCAGCAGGCGTTGGGCAGACTGTGCGGTGCTAATGTCCTGCATGGCGGCGTCCTGTTTACCGGCGATATATTGCCGGACCAGCGGGAAGGTCACCCTGGCGATTTCCGCGTCGGAAGTATCGTCAAAGTTGCCGTGATGGGTCGCTACTACCAATCCTTTAATGTCCATCACATCCTGGTAAAAGGCGAGGTTTCTTTCTTCTCCCAGCAAAATCACCGGCAGGGGGTTCTCCGCGTAATATTTTTTAAATCGTTTATCTGCTGTGTTAAAGAATTCTTTCAGGAGGTTATCCACGATCATGTCCTGTTGCTGACGCATGGGATCGGTGGTATAATAGCTGTTGGTGTACGGGAAGTCGGCGTTTTTTACCTCATTTTCTATTTTGTCGTTAAACGCTTCCAGCAGCCTTATTTTCTGGCGCGAAACGGCGAGGATGTAATAGTGCTCGCTCTGCTGGATGGCTTTCAGCAGGGGACGGATTTCGAAACGGTCGCCGATCACGTACCGGTCGGTGGTAGCAACAGGCAGGCGTTTTACCTGGATAAGGTCCCCGCTGGCAAAGAGGGCCAGCGTGTCGAGATTGTAATCGTGATTGATATTGTTTTCGGCCTCTTTTATTTTCCCGATGACGGGCCATACGGTCCGTTTATCGTACTGTTCGTACAGTTCTTTTTCCACCTGCGCGATGAGGTTTTTCAGATGGATACTGTCCTGTTTGTTATCCGGGAAGGTGCGGTGGGTAGACAGCAGGATGGTGACTGCCGGCGCGCCGGTGTACTGGCTTAGTTTGATCAGTGCTTGTTCCATAGTGTCCTTGTTTTTCTGGTGTTAAACAATCCGCAATTGGTAATGTTTATCACATTTTACCATACAAAAGTGCATGGAAAAGCGCACCTGAAAAATGACAGGGGTCAGTTGGCGGACTGATGTTCGTCAGCCTGCCTGCGTCCTTTGCTGGTGAGGTAGGGATAGAACTGGTTGAACAGCACCTGGCTGTAGTACTGGAC encodes:
- a CDS encoding glycoside hydrolase family 76 protein: MYRSVWLTVAYILFATTSFAQRNAQRAGLLQAAVDKHLYEPGTGLYIQTSDPAKNHNPHADLWGLCALVQAANEMERLHPGKAYLKPVVRAIDQYYDPIPPAPGYASYVVKERREDRYYDDNQWIGIAYLDAFARTRQQLYLDKGTEIYRFMMTGYDTVSGGGLYWKEGDKTTKNTCSNGPGILLALQLYEATHRKSYLDTALLLYHWTNKHLRNANGVFWDAIKPQENNRIDSATYTYNSGTMLEANVKLYRITKQPQYLKEAQQIAAGTLQRFYRDGRFHSSYWFNAVLLRGYLALYREDKDRRYVDAMQAYADKVWEEDRDAGSNMLGKRPEKELLGQAGMMEIYARLAALK
- a CDS encoding AOC03_06830 family ribosome hibernation factor, with the translated sequence MEQALIKLSQYTGAPAVTILLSTHRTFPDNKQDSIHLKNLIAQVEKELYEQYDKRTVWPVIGKIKEAENNINHDYNLDTLALFASGDLIQVKRLPVATTDRYVIGDRFEIRPLLKAIQQSEHYYILAVSRQKIRLLEAFNDKIENEVKNADFPYTNSYYTTDPMRQQQDMIVDNLLKEFFNTADKRFKKYYAENPLPVILLGEERNLAFYQDVMDIKGLVVATHHGNFDDTSDAEIARVTFPLVRQYIAGKQDAAMQDISTAQSAQRLLVDLNDIYTAAENGQADTLYIEQTFLPTGHIDNGTISLGNGNGSSDVTLPVIDAVINKGGNVVFLDENTLNDYQGIALVTRF